The region tagtacaggcctggcagagcatcaccagagaagatactcagcacctggtgatgtatttgggtcacagacttaaagcagtcattgcattcaAAGCATGTTACATTACTACagtcatttacataacatcatATTACATAACATACGTCCCAGAaaaacccttaaataaaagttgagaatgTGCAGTTTAACAATGcgtgaactgtttgattacaaatctaaaattgttgagtacagagccaaatcaagaaaaaataaataggtctttgtccaaaacattatggagttcacatttatataaatatattccctgtagcagcctctctctctttgtaacCAAAACATCATTTGTTACTGAGAAACATTGCAACAAGGCTGTCATGCTTCtttccttcctgtttgtggtCACACATGCTGGCCAGGGCTGAAGGctgcctcttctcctctcttttgTAGAAGGGACAGACTTTCAGGTGCTGGGACATGGAAGGGATGTTGTCAAAGCTCCACCTCTCCACCGTAGAGAAGAGGTTACTGAACTGCCACACCTATAAGAGACAGGTAACTGTTAACAGAGATGGGGGAAAGAGCAGAGATGATAAAATTGGGCGGTGACCTCACCTTACCAGTAGCAAACAGAGGGGCTGCCTTgaccaacaaaaaaatcatgtatTGAACAGCATTCTGTAACATAGATGAGCAGTTAGTGGCTGTTCCATGGATAATGAAATAGAGACAAATCAGTTGTGATGTTATGTTTCTAGTAGAAAACATAAGGCAGCTCCACCGATCACAGCCTATGTTGCGAACAAGTAATACACCAACCCTGAATTCGATTGGTGGATACTATCTGGCTGCACTTCTCAGGTTCTGTGGGAATTGATAGGAAGTAGCCACCGATCACTGCTaacatgtttgtattgcttCTTGACAATGTACTCCAAGATAGCTGGAACTCCCCTCAGTTTACTGACTAAGGTGACATCGCAATGGATCATCCCTGATTTATCATCCCTAGGAAATAGCAACAGCCACAAACTGTCCATTTATTTTGCTGAATGATGAGGTGTACAAGCcctttttattaaatgaagCACAAAAACTGAGAACAGACTAGGCTGAAATactttatgaaataaaatatcagaCCCTTAAATATCAGTTATAGCTCCTGGTATCTATTCTTAGTGATATGAAGAAGATTTTGTGAATTTTTGGTTTAGTTAACATGTATTGTTCAAAATATTTAGGGATCAGGCGTGTAGTCAATTTTGATCACATACAAAGGGTTAAAGTGCTTTAACTATGTtattgacccaggtctggctgAAAATCCTCCACAGTGAGCTGAGTGGTCAGGCAGCATGCAGCTGATGGCCCTGGGTCCAAAATCACAATTCCACAGTCAATGGTCATGGCCATGGTCCTGGGGAAGCACAGTGGGTgaccagtttttattttcacgtTCATATCAGCAACCAGTTGAGACCCAAGGAGTCAGGTGATGCAAGTCAgctgtgtaatcagctggttttaTTGACATTTAAGTGTTGAGTCACAATGAAACCAGACTCTGCAgctgtccaggaccaggatttCAGGCCACTATATATCaggccatatatatatatacttcatTAAACCTTTCACAAGGGTTAACATTTCCAGTTAAATCCTGCAGGTGGCAGCACTGAAATATGGAAGCTAAAACAGGGCCCTGACACATAATTTGCCAGGAACTCCAGTTTCAGCAGGTGTTTGCTGTGTCAGACAGGGAggcctcacacactcaccccctctGACTGATATTCACTTGACATTAGAGAATGTCAGAGAACGGCCtgctgggtcaaatatgtatttcaaacTCTTCAGATGTTGGAGAAATGTGAAAGCACTCCAGCAGATCTTTGAGAATTTTGAAGGAAACAAGGATACAACCAAAAATGTATGCTACATCATACACCaattatacaaataataatgaagaaataattacaGAAGGAATAATCTACTGTATGCTTTATAGCACATATCTGCTGTATCTACAAAATGTATCCATTAGAGTGTATTGAATCACGTTTTATGTCAAAggacaaaatacatttctgtgggTGAAATTAGATGAATATTGACACAGCTGGCAAGTTCTGGCCTCTCGTGTTTCTCTACAGGCAGAGAGAAACACGAGAGGCCGGGAACAAGGAATAAACCAGGGCCACGTCCAAAACAGCTTACTTGcttactattgagtatacaagttgcatACAACTTATATACTCAGCAGACAAGTAAGCTGATTCAGAAATGGCCCAGAACTTTACACAATcgcaaaaataaagaaataaacatacaaactaAGACCACGGGCACACACAAGAGGgaggcatttaaaaatgactactTAACCCAATTAAAGACTAAGGGAACACAAGGAACTTAAATACCCAAGCAAACAGGTGAATAACATATTAAGCAAAACGAGATACAGGTGCAATAAACgaggaaataaataatacaataatgaaCATCAGGAGACACACTTTGGCAAGGGCCTGGCTGGACTATTTTCTTACAGATTGTTTTTACAGTAGAAACACTTTCGCTTGCAATTGaggcttttttatttgcaaCAACATTTTTTCAGGGGACATTGTTTACtatgaaattatttgtatgCTGCAGTATACAAATTAATGTTTGCACTTTGGCCACGATATGTAGAAGGTGAACACTTGTTACTTTCTTAACCTCTTAAGgtacaagccaaatcttgccaatccttgcccatttagggggtaccctatttaaagctttataactccagatgtgaacaccacaaagacttggaaaatggcttaaaagaagcaagacatttgtacaatttacaatactaacgcagattagtttatatttataattttggaagaaataaagtgccacaaatgcaattgttttgacaaaaaaacaaaaataaatttgcactttttaagtttgcaatgaactactgagagattgcatatatacaggaggttaaaccatgcatgtgctaggtcaaaaacttcttgaccacaagttcataaaatctaagggtggatatgtagaactactatagatgtatgaagcaaaaactaagcttCATacatctaaccctaaccctaaccctaaccctaacccagcatctccaaatctatccaaaatgtctaaattatgcattgctgtaaatcataacatatccacgtatttcactgcaaatcaactgttttgactcaagaaaatcactgttgcataattttcaaatgggaattacaagctttcagtcagtacagtggtctaaaatagctaggtgtccagaaacatatccaaaatctctccaaaattgaataaaatgctttttgtccattataaagcatataaatgagccccttatgagggtttaagatgaaacattgctatcagattaaaaaagtaatgcaaaaatattgtcacacaatgtggtacagtacctaaatgtgtaataattaacttgtgtgtatttctatactctgtactctcgtatgttttcttgtatggggatgagacaacatgaaaacaattttcacccgtccaccacgttttggcaatgttccagctctgacgtcatcactgttgcatgcttcacaaaaactattacacttccatctaacgcttacattacagtgtgaaatatttacattatataacaccactaacctatttaaagatactcaatttcaaaaataacatatataaccgaaatattttgagtggtaatacttacatagcaatgatgaaatctcctctatgttcagtagatggagacaagagacagtatcaatgatattgttctattcgcttctgtttagctccagaaaacgatgtcagctaggtctatcagcaaacatatggcttagctatgttcagaagtcctcaataataatagtattttccaagaaattacgaaatatccttgaacacgtttcgttaggtgcatcgtatttgtctgctaacataGTGAATGCTGAAGTGAATgtgatgctaagaatattttatgttacgctgacctataaaacgctattccaaaagcagaattagacatgttatacatcgttagaaagcttatactctcgcctactgaataaatgaattgtcaatcaagtcagactgtactaaaaagggcgacgacgccgtaaacaacatgtgtggtgttacgcacagctattttggaagatacccaggcgtcacagatgcgcctatatttcacaaagggattgtccaagacaatatatgaccacgcagtctcaaaggggacatctctacacgtaaagccaacagtaaggttttatatttattcaatatttagtcccagatattgactgtagaatgacatggtatcattttaaaaaactttttctcgtttatgtcgttattcagtgagcagcgttttcactgctgtataggcatatcttagggctattgtcgggtttatcttgttgctatgacggaatacgattttttagtggtgaaagaatatttttggggggtgttttttggatgagactgcagggagggggtgcgtgttaaatgaacgaccggagagacaatggtggggctgcgaaactccgttttcggcatagttgtcatgtatcgtctactaatgaaactgaaacaacccgtttctgttttcatctcacacgttggttgcagtagcaccgaatgtttgactttagtaatctaggcacgcgagcgtgcccaccactaggggctgtgcgctaagaggttaaattaTGAGGCAGAACAGGGACAAGACAGGAGGTAACAAACTTACCTTTTTCCTGGATTTCCAGCAGGACCTTCCGTGAGcgtatgtctttttttcccactttagGGAGACCATTCCCCTCTCCTGCAGGAGAGTCTCACAGACATCTCTCATTAGCCTGGAGACCAGGGCTAGCTGGGATAAAGTGAAGCTGTCCAAGAAGCCAGCAATGTGCACAAGGACCTCAAAAGGCAGTCTACTGAGCGAGTCCAAATTTCGGGCACGCTTTCTTTCTGTGGTGATGGTTTTTACTCCCTGatagagtgagggagagaccTCGGGTCTGAGGGTGAAGGTGCTAAGCTCCTGGTTGTAGGTAACTGTGGCTCTGTGGGTGGAAGGCTGGAATCTCTTTTGACTGTAAGTGCAGCCAAGGTATGCCAGCGGGCAGCGCTGCTCGAACCAGCCGTTCAGGCCGGACTGGATGTCTGAGTGAACATTCTTGAAGTGTGCGGGGAACTCATCCCTTCGGTAGAAATGGCCGCACAAGAATGTGAACGCAGAGCTCACCTTGTTGTGCCGACTGGTCACACACTCAGCCTCCATCTGTACATGCAGCTTCAATGCCCTGTCAGCCACAATGTCTGCTAGGGAGTCATCTTGCTTGAATGGCGCAGAAAGGAAGTGATAGGTCTGGGTTCCTATATCAGAAAGCAGGGCGTCTGTTGAACTTGGCTCAGAGATCAGATGCCCTTTTAGCTCCTTCTCcaaagcacacagcaaggtTGCTTGGATCTCGTCACATTTTGGAATGTCTTCCATGCAGATTCCCAAATCGGACGTGTCCACAGCTTTGCTTATCTTCCGGATGTTTGAAGGGTTCCGGATGCGGCCCTGCTTCTCCTGGAAGCTGGTGGGGATTTTAAAGGTTCGGACAGTTTTGATCTGCATGGGTGCCAGGTAGGCGTAAACAAAGTGCTTCGGTTTGGGGACACAGGGGGCAACCTGGCCAATTTCAACCATCATGGTCCCATTCTGCTCCAGGTACCCACTGTTATCTGACATACTGTGCCCTTTCCCTTGCCTATTGATGGTGCCCTCCTGCCAGGAAGCCTGGTCTGTTTTGGTAACATCAGTGAGCATGGTGACACCCTTGCTATAGCTCTCCTGAGACACTTCTTGTAGTGTTGGAATTTGCTGTGACAATGTCTTCTTCTCATCAGGTTTTGCATTGGCCAGAGCCTGCACAGCAGAGTCACAGCCACTCTTCTCCATGCTGAACATTTTCTCCCACAAGGTGTAGTTCTCCAACCCTGCCACTTCCCTGTCTTTGGCCAGAGCCTCACGCTCTTCCTGGGTCAGCTCTTGCATTTCTGGGTCATTGGGGAGAAAGTACAGGGATGTGCCTGACTGATGTGCCACACAACCCTCTGAGGCCATGCCGCCCACGGCCCCAGCCACTTCCACAGGGCAGGGTTCCTCTATCTTCTCAATTAGCTCAGCAAAAAGggcattcattttcagagagcTGAAAAGGTGCTTCTGGTCCCTGAGTGCCATGGACAGATTCAGCTGCTCCTCAGAATGTTGCTCTTTCAGGGCATTGTCATAGACAGCATTTGTCTCCTCCACAGGCCAGCGGTTCCATTCTAGGGAGCAGCAGACCACACTGGCTGGGCACACCTCCAGGTGCTGGGCCTGTTTGGAGCGGGCAATGGTGAAGGGGCAGCCAAAGTGGGCATTGAGGCAGGGTACCTTCTCATTGGGGCAGAGGAGCTGGTGCTCCTCCTCCTTGCACAAGTGGAAGACAGCTCCACAGAGCAGGCGGCAGCTGATGATCACACAGGAGACAGAGATCTCCACGGGGGCCCTGCAGCGCCGGCTGAAGCATGTCTCACAGTGCCTGTGCGGTCGTACAGCAGAGTTCCTGTTCCTTCCCTGCAGAAAGGAATCAAAGAACATCAGCGCATGATCAATTACTgctgcattaaaaatgtttgaatggTAAATGTTTGAAGCATCTCTTGTGCTTTAcaattaaacatgaaaaacaacctCAATGGAAACTGTCAGGGGCCTGTAACCCTGGTTCAGGAATACCGCCTCATTTACTGGTTTTTCTCCCCCTTAAAATCAGTAAGCAATTCAGATACAAGAAATCAGCTGAGGTTAGTTAGCTGTGTAAGCAACTGATTCAACTGATCAGTTAATTGCTGAGTAACCACGAAAAGGCCAAGACCAGGACTGCAGACCCCTGGCAATGAGTCTTGGACTTTAATGCATTATTCACAACGATTTTCATGTGCAGCTTGGGGTTTACATTGTAAGAGACGCTTTAAatacaccaaacagcagaaTTATCTGAGTGGAACACATAGTCTTGCCCGGTGCTACTGGAACAGGACtaatttaacctcttagcgcaaagcccctagtggtcggcaggCCGTGCCAAGATTACtgaactcaaacattcggtgctactgcaaccaaagtatgagttaaaaacagaaacgcgttgttttactTTCATTAGTAGAccatacacgacaactatgccaaatacagagtttcgcagcgccaccatgtcgctctggtcgttcatttaacacgcccccctccctgcagtctcatctacaactacaccccccacccatgacataatggacaatattgtctatcttggcattcataaaaatattatttcaccactgaaaattcgcattccgtcatagcaacaagataaacctgacaatagccctaaaatattccaatacagcagtgaaaacgctgctcactcaataactaaataaatgagaaaaagtttttaaaaaatgataaaatgataccatgtcattctacagtaaatatctgggactaaatattgaataaatatacaaccttaccattggttttacgcatagagatgtcccttttgagactgagtggtcatacattgtcttggacaatccctttgtgaaatatacgcgcatttgtgatgact is a window of Anguilla rostrata isolate EN2019 chromosome 9, ASM1855537v3, whole genome shotgun sequence DNA encoding:
- the LOC135263744 gene encoding F-box only protein 40-like, coding for MGRNRNSAVRPHRHCETCFSRRCRAPVEISVSCVIISCRLLCGAVFHLCKEEEHQLLCPNEKVPCLNAHFGCPFTIARSKQAQHLEVCPASVVCCSLEWNRWPVEETNAVYDNALKEQHSEEQLNLSMALRDQKHLFSSLKMNALFAELIEKIEEPCPVEVAGAVGGMASEGCVAHQSGTSLYFLPNDPEMQELTQEEREALAKDREVAGLENYTLWEKMFSMEKSGCDSAVQALANAKPDEKKTLSQQIPTLQEVSQESYSKGVTMLTDVTKTDQASWQEGTINRQGKGHSMSDNSGYLEQNGTMMVEIGQVAPCVPKPKHFVYAYLAPMQIKTVRTFKIPTSFQEKQGRIRNPSNIRKISKAVDTSDLGICMEDIPKCDEIQATLLCALEKELKGHLISEPSSTDALLSDIGTQTYHFLSAPFKQDDSLADIVADRALKLHVQMEAECVTSRHNKVSSAFTFLCGHFYRRDEFPAHFKNVHSDIQSGLNGWFEQRCPLAYLGCTYSQKRFQPSTHRATVTYNQELSTFTLRPEVSPSLYQGVKTITTERKRARNLDSLSRLPFEVLVHIAGFLDSFTLSQLALVSRLMRDVCETLLQERGMVSLKWEKKTYAHGRSCWKSRKKVWQFSNLFSTVERWSFDNIPSMSQHLKVCPFYKREEKRQPSALASMCDHKQEGKKHDSLVAMFLSNK